The following proteins are co-located in the Scomber scombrus chromosome 2, fScoSco1.1, whole genome shotgun sequence genome:
- the si:dkey-45d16.4 gene encoding scaffold attachment factor B1, whose product MERVVVEVPINNGFSLAGPSTTPRKRQVRFSARHDIILLREVIAQNPFASKEPGRIWARVGEIITAALQDENFEVDARRCRERTILLLDYYKKQDFPSLRRFGTERLYAQKEDLLHEVLELEAERGLLVSGESTKYQEDELRKRAIEELSLPEQDKPNITITQTTTEPEEDREEMAELSAAPTAKQPCQCCCQTYSEILSFLEKRSEAEQRLREEELALRREELEIQRSKIALERERLGAERKERERRFELESQERQVILDLLKEKVLKG is encoded by the exons atggaaCGGGTAGTGGTGGAGGTCCCGATCAACAACG GTTTTTCCCTTGCTGGCCCTTCAACAACCCCTCGGAAACGTCAGGTGCGCTTTTCAGCGCGGCATGACATCATCCTTCTGCGGGAAGTTATCGCTCAGAACCCCTTTGCCTCCAAAGAGCCAG GACGGATCTGGGCTCGTGTGGGGGAGATTATCACAGCAGCCCTCCAAGATGAAAATTTTGAAGTGGATGCCAGGAGGTGTAGAGAGAGGACGATACTGCTGTTAGACTACTACAAGAAGCAAGACTTTCCCAGCTTGCGCAG GTTTGGAACAGAGAGGTTGTACGCCCAGAAAGAGGATCTGCTCCATGAAGTTTTGGAGCTGGAAGCTGAGAGGGGGCTCCTGGTCAGTGGTGAGAGCACAAAGTACCAG gaAGATGAGTTGAGAAAGCGAGCAATAGAAGAGCTAAGCCTTCCAGAGCAGGACAAGCCTAACATAACGATCACACAAACTACTACAG AACCAGAAGAAGACCGTGAAGAAATGGCTGAACTTTCAGCGGCGCCCACAGCCAAGCAGCCCTGCCAGTGCTGCTGCCAGACCTATTCAGAGATCCTCAGCTTCCTGGAGAAACGCTCAGAGGCAGAACAACGGTTGCGGGAGGAGGAGCTTGCCCTCCGACGGGAGGAGCTAGAGATTCAGAGAA GTAAGATTGCTCTGGAGCGGGAACGTCTGGGagctgagagaaaagaaagggagcGGAGATTTGAGCTGGAGAGCCAAGAAAGGCAGGTCATCTTGGACCTTCTCAAAGAAAAGGTGCTGAAAGGCTGA